Proteins encoded within one genomic window of Balaenoptera ricei isolate mBalRic1 chromosome 10, mBalRic1.hap2, whole genome shotgun sequence:
- the PPP1R1A gene encoding protein phosphatase 1 regulatory subunit 1A isoform X1, with product MEQDHSPRKIQFTVPLLEPHLDPEAAEQIRRRRPTPATLVLTSDQSSPEVDEDRVPNPHLKSTLSMSPRQQKKVTRTTPTMKELQMMVEHHLGQQQQGEEPEGAAESTGTQESCPPGIRDTAAESRLGTSGKAHKPAESIPNTQERGSEKPSTEEPSTRRPPLDSQGASSV from the exons ATGGAGCAAGACCACAGCCCCCGGAAGATCCAGTTCACCGTCCCGCTGCTAGAGCCGCACCTTGACCCTGAGGCGGCGGAGCAG ATCCGGAGGCGccgccccacccctgccacaCTCGTGCTGACCAGTGACCAGTCATCCCCAG agGTGGATGAAGACCGGGTCCCCAACCCGCATCTCAAG TCCACTTTGTCCATGTCTCCACGGCAACAGAAGAAGGTGACGAGGACCACACCCACAATGAAAG AGCTCCAGATGATGGTTGAACATCACCTGGGGCAACAGCAGCAGGGAGAGGAGCCTGAAGGAGCCGCTGAGAGCACAGGGACACAGGAGTCCTGCCCACCTGGGATCAGAGACACAGCAGCGGAGTCGCGGCTGGGCACCTCTGGGAAAGCACACA AGCCTGCAGAATCCATCCCTAACACTCAGGAGAGGGGCAGTGAGAAACCCAGCACAGAGGAACCCTCAACCCGTAGACCACCACTGGATTCCCAGGGAGCCAGTTCG GTCTGA
- the PPP1R1A gene encoding protein phosphatase 1 regulatory subunit 1A isoform X2 yields the protein MEQDHSPRKIQFTVPLLEPHLDPEAAEQIRRRRPTPATLVLTSDQSSPEVDEDRVPNPHLKKKVTRTTPTMKELQMMVEHHLGQQQQGEEPEGAAESTGTQESCPPGIRDTAAESRLGTSGKAHKPAESIPNTQERGSEKPSTEEPSTRRPPLDSQGASSV from the exons ATGGAGCAAGACCACAGCCCCCGGAAGATCCAGTTCACCGTCCCGCTGCTAGAGCCGCACCTTGACCCTGAGGCGGCGGAGCAG ATCCGGAGGCGccgccccacccctgccacaCTCGTGCTGACCAGTGACCAGTCATCCCCAG agGTGGATGAAGACCGGGTCCCCAACCCGCATCTCAAG AAGAAGGTGACGAGGACCACACCCACAATGAAAG AGCTCCAGATGATGGTTGAACATCACCTGGGGCAACAGCAGCAGGGAGAGGAGCCTGAAGGAGCCGCTGAGAGCACAGGGACACAGGAGTCCTGCCCACCTGGGATCAGAGACACAGCAGCGGAGTCGCGGCTGGGCACCTCTGGGAAAGCACACA AGCCTGCAGAATCCATCCCTAACACTCAGGAGAGGGGCAGTGAGAAACCCAGCACAGAGGAACCCTCAACCCGTAGACCACCACTGGATTCCCAGGGAGCCAGTTCG GTCTGA